A single Pseudomonas sp. HN11 DNA region contains:
- a CDS encoding flagellar basal body rod protein FlgF: MDKYLYVAMTGASQNALAQKAHANNLANISTNGFQRDLEQARSMPVFGDSFPARAFALTERPGTDFSPGAMIETGRDLDVAVSGNGWMAVQTPDGSEAYVRSASMNVDALGVLRAGNGMPIMGNGGPIAVPPQQKIEVGADGTISIRAMGEGPRVMAEVDRIKLVQPDLKNMNKGLDGTIHTKDGQPAQADATVTLTSGFLQASNVNAVEEMTAVLALSKQFELHIKMMNSAKEDDQAMTRVMQMS; encoded by the coding sequence GTGGACAAGTACCTTTATGTGGCAATGACCGGCGCCAGCCAGAATGCTCTGGCGCAGAAGGCCCATGCCAACAACCTGGCGAACATTTCCACCAACGGTTTCCAACGTGACCTGGAGCAGGCGCGTTCGATGCCGGTGTTCGGTGACAGCTTTCCGGCGCGGGCGTTTGCCTTGACTGAGCGCCCGGGCACCGACTTCTCGCCTGGCGCGATGATCGAGACCGGCCGTGACCTGGACGTTGCCGTCAGCGGCAATGGCTGGATGGCCGTGCAGACCCCGGACGGCAGCGAAGCCTATGTGCGCAGCGCCAGCATGAACGTCGATGCATTGGGCGTACTGCGCGCCGGCAACGGCATGCCGATCATGGGCAACGGCGGTCCGATTGCCGTGCCGCCGCAGCAGAAAATCGAAGTGGGTGCCGATGGCACCATCAGCATCCGCGCCATGGGTGAAGGCCCGCGCGTAATGGCTGAAGTGGACCGCATCAAGCTGGTCCAGCCGGACCTTAAGAACATGAATAAAGGCCTCGACGGCACCATCCACACCAAGGATGGCCAGCCGGCCCAGGCTGATGCGACGGTCACGCTGACCTCGGGCTTCCTGCAGGCGAGCAACGTCAACGCGGTGGAAGAAATGACCGCGGTACTGGCGCTTTCCAAGCAGTTCGAGCTGCACATCAAGATGATGAACAGCGCCAAAGAAGACGACCAGGCCATGACCCGCGTCATGCAGATGAGCTGA
- a CDS encoding flagellar basal body P-ring protein FlgI, producing the protein MAAALLLSLSAVAQAERLKDIASISGVRSNQLIGYGLVVGLNGTGDQTTQTPFTLQTFNNMLSQFGIKVPAGSGNVQLKNVAAVSISADLPAFSKPGQVVDITVSSIGNSKSLRGGTLLMTPLKGIDGNVYAIAQGNLVVGGFDAEGRDGSKITVNVPSAGRIPGGATVERTVPSGFNQGNSLTLNLNRSDFTTAKRVVDKINDMLGPGVAQAIDGGSIRVTAPLDPSQRVDYLSILENLEVDPGQAVAKVIINSRTGTIVIGQNVKVSPAAVTHGSLTVTITEDPIVSQPGPLSNGQTAVVPRSRVNAQQEAKPMFKFGPGTTLDEIVRAVNQVGAAPGDLMAILEALKQAGALQADLIVI; encoded by the coding sequence ATGGCGGCCGCACTCCTGCTTTCCTTGAGCGCTGTCGCCCAGGCCGAACGCCTGAAGGACATCGCGAGTATTTCCGGCGTGCGTTCCAACCAGTTGATCGGCTACGGCCTGGTGGTGGGGCTCAACGGTACGGGTGACCAGACCACGCAGACCCCGTTCACCCTGCAGACCTTCAACAACATGCTCTCGCAGTTCGGCATCAAGGTGCCGGCAGGGTCGGGCAACGTGCAGCTGAAAAACGTCGCGGCGGTGTCGATCAGTGCTGATTTGCCGGCGTTCTCCAAGCCAGGCCAGGTGGTGGACATCACCGTGTCGTCCATCGGTAACTCGAAAAGCCTGCGCGGCGGCACCTTGCTGATGACGCCCCTCAAGGGTATCGACGGCAACGTCTACGCCATCGCCCAGGGCAACCTGGTGGTGGGCGGGTTTGACGCCGAAGGTCGCGACGGTTCGAAGATCACGGTCAACGTGCCGTCGGCCGGTCGCATCCCGGGTGGCGCAACGGTTGAACGCACCGTGCCAAGTGGCTTCAACCAGGGCAACAGCCTGACCCTGAACCTCAACCGTTCCGACTTCACCACTGCCAAGCGCGTGGTCGACAAGATCAATGACATGCTCGGCCCTGGCGTGGCCCAGGCCATCGACGGCGGTTCGATCCGTGTGACAGCACCCCTGGACCCAAGCCAACGCGTCGACTACCTGTCGATCCTGGAAAACCTTGAAGTCGACCCAGGCCAGGCCGTCGCCAAAGTCATCATCAACTCGCGTACCGGCACCATCGTGATCGGTCAGAACGTGAAGGTGTCGCCGGCAGCGGTGACCCACGGCAGCCTGACCGTGACCATCACTGAAGACCCGATCGTCAGCCAGCCAGGGCCGTTGTCCAACGGCCAGACGGCGGTGGTGCCGCGTTCGCGCGTCAACGCCCAGCAAGAAGCCAAGCCGATGTTCAAGTTCGGCCCCGGCACCACCCTGGACGAGATTGTCCGCGCGGTGAACCAGGTGGGCGCGGCGCCCGGCGACTTGATGGCGATCCTCGAAGCTTTGAAACAGGCCGGCGCCTTGCAAGCCGACCTGATCGTGATCTGA
- a CDS encoding flagellar hook-associated protein 3, with protein sequence MRISTQQYFETSSAKYSDNYSGVVKAQDQASSGVRVQTAADDPVAAARLLMLQQQKDMVAQSTGNITSLKNSLTNEESVLTAISEAMQRATELALKAGGVGSDADRRSIASEVGAIEDQVLGLLNSKDSAGNYLFSGSKTQTPPYARNNDGTYSYQGDETPLSLQISNTLNVSAGDTGKTILEGAANAGRTQATWVAPNPQTVPPTVNDNKVALSAGLVTSSGDYASKFADGQPYKLTFTSSTQYKVADKNGNDVTSEIPGNGTFDATKEGSTSVALRGVKFDITMNLGDVVPGANSDALVKDRTFSLEAKPDTFSVSRTPSNASSAQLTGAQVTNQADYASTFPSNSGAIIKFTSATAYEVYAQPYSSASKAIATGDTGGGTTVTAAGVTFDVSSGPPQPGDQFSVGANTQKTQNALDTLGQLRKALDAPADGNPAATVKLKDVLNTSIANLANSTSQIVNVRGSIGARLNALDIQASENSSISIATTSTMSDLANIDMGEAAINLALQQTMLQASQLAFVKISQLSLFNKM encoded by the coding sequence ATGCGTATTTCTACACAGCAGTATTTCGAGACCAGTTCCGCCAAGTATTCGGATAACTATTCGGGTGTGGTGAAGGCCCAGGACCAGGCCAGTTCCGGTGTGCGCGTACAGACCGCCGCGGATGATCCTGTGGCAGCGGCGCGGTTGTTGATGTTGCAGCAGCAGAAAGACATGGTGGCCCAGTCCACTGGCAACATCACCAGCCTGAAAAACTCGCTGACCAACGAAGAGAGTGTATTAACCGCGATCAGTGAGGCCATGCAACGCGCCACAGAGTTGGCACTCAAGGCGGGTGGTGTCGGCAGTGATGCTGATCGTCGCTCGATTGCCAGTGAGGTCGGTGCGATTGAAGATCAGGTCCTGGGCCTGCTCAATAGCAAGGACTCGGCCGGCAACTACTTGTTTTCCGGTTCCAAGACCCAGACGCCGCCGTATGCGCGCAACAATGATGGCACCTACAGCTACCAGGGGGATGAAACCCCACTGAGCCTGCAGATTTCCAATACGCTGAATGTCAGCGCGGGCGATACCGGCAAGACTATTCTGGAAGGCGCGGCCAACGCCGGTCGCACCCAGGCCACCTGGGTTGCGCCGAACCCGCAGACCGTGCCGCCTACGGTCAATGACAACAAGGTCGCGCTCTCGGCTGGGCTGGTGACCTCGAGCGGCGACTACGCCAGCAAATTCGCCGACGGCCAGCCTTACAAGCTGACCTTTACCAGCAGCACGCAATACAAGGTGGCCGACAAGAATGGCAACGACGTGACCTCCGAGATTCCGGGCAATGGTACGTTCGACGCCACCAAGGAAGGCAGCACCAGCGTTGCGCTGCGGGGTGTGAAGTTCGACATCACCATGAACCTCGGGGATGTGGTGCCGGGCGCCAACTCAGATGCGTTGGTCAAGGACCGTACGTTCAGCCTGGAGGCCAAGCCGGATACATTCAGTGTTTCGCGCACGCCGAGCAATGCATCGAGCGCGCAGTTGACAGGGGCTCAGGTCACCAATCAGGCGGACTATGCCAGCACGTTCCCGTCCAACAGCGGGGCGATCATCAAGTTCACCAGCGCGACGGCCTATGAGGTTTACGCCCAGCCCTACTCGAGTGCCAGCAAGGCGATTGCCACCGGCGATACGGGCGGCGGTACGACGGTGACGGCGGCTGGCGTGACGTTCGATGTGAGCAGTGGGCCGCCGCAGCCTGGCGATCAGTTCTCCGTGGGGGCCAACACCCAGAAGACCCAGAATGCGCTGGATACCCTTGGCCAGTTGCGCAAGGCGCTGGATGCGCCGGCCGACGGCAATCCGGCAGCGACGGTCAAGCTCAAGGATGTCCTGAATACGTCCATCGCCAATCTGGCCAACTCGACGTCCCAGATTGTCAATGTGCGGGGTTCTATTGGCGCTCGGCTGAACGCTTTGGATATCCAGGCCAGTGAGAATTCGAGCATCAGCATTGCCACGACCAGCACGATGAGTGATCTGGCCAACATCGACATGGGTGAAGCGGCCATCAACCTGGCGCTGCAGCAAACCATGTTGCAAGCCTCCCAACTGGCGTTCGTGAAAATCTCGCAGTTGAGCCTGTTCAACAAGATGTAA
- the flgK gene encoding flagellar hook-associated protein FlgK translates to MSLLSIGMSGLNASQGSLSVLSNNIANANTPGYSRQQTTQNASAANQYGGVYIGSGTTLADVRRVYNEFLDAAYQNSTSLNSDAKAYLDQVSAVDKTLSDKTTGMSAVLSEFFSAVQTASANPSDVSARQVLITKAQTLSNRFNSISTQLGQQKETINSQLSSMSDQVNKLTSSIASLNKQIAQVQGSSNTAPANLLDARAEAVRSLNELVGVTATEKNGIFSVSTGSGQSLVLGDQFNTISAVPSKNDTSQFTIQLNVGGGESLDLGNVLSGGSIGGLLRYRSDVLMPAINDLGRIAIATADTINNQLGQGLDLNGQFGSSLFKDINSAAAIAQRSQASGGNSAGSGNLNVSIKDSSKLTNFDYKVTFNDSANPNNVTVVRSDGKAMGTFDVTATPPAVIDGFTLALDGKGPMATGDSFKVSPTANGAKDIGTVMTDPNKIAFAAPLSGQASKTNEGTGTFTPPTLTVPLDIQGGAATAQLRTGIEHSMPVKMVFGKPAADGTQPYTLNDAQGNPIGTGSIVPGQGNKVTINVPMRDANGALVVPAKSFSFDTTVGGSPANGDSTTFSFNASGKSDNRNALELLGLQTKATIGTAADGTGGTSLVGANSKLVSTVGAKAAAAGTDSTATNALLTANKNARNSVSQVNLDEEAGDMIKFQQYYTASSQIIKAAQETFSTLINSL, encoded by the coding sequence ATGAGTTTGCTCAGTATCGGGATGTCAGGGCTTAACGCCTCTCAAGGATCGTTGTCGGTCTTGAGTAACAACATTGCCAACGCCAATACTCCGGGTTATTCGCGTCAGCAGACCACCCAGAACGCCAGTGCGGCCAACCAGTACGGTGGTGTGTACATCGGCAGCGGTACCACCCTGGCCGATGTGCGCCGGGTGTATAACGAGTTCCTCGACGCGGCCTACCAGAACAGCACCTCGCTCAACAGCGATGCCAAGGCTTACCTCGACCAGGTCAGCGCTGTCGACAAGACCCTGTCGGACAAGACCACCGGTATGTCGGCTGTGCTCAGTGAGTTCTTCTCGGCCGTGCAGACTGCCTCGGCCAACCCGAGCGATGTCTCGGCCCGCCAGGTGTTGATCACCAAGGCGCAGACGCTGAGCAATCGCTTCAACTCGATCTCTACACAGTTGGGCCAGCAGAAAGAAACCATCAACAGCCAGCTGTCGTCGATGAGTGACCAGGTCAACAAGCTGACGTCGTCCATTGCCTCGCTCAACAAGCAGATCGCCCAGGTGCAGGGTTCGTCGAACACGGCCCCGGCCAACCTGCTGGACGCGCGTGCCGAAGCCGTGCGTTCGCTGAACGAATTGGTCGGCGTGACCGCCACCGAGAAGAATGGCATCTTCAGCGTCAGCACCGGTTCCGGCCAGTCGCTGGTATTGGGTGACCAGTTCAACACCATCTCCGCCGTACCGAGCAAGAACGACACTAGCCAGTTCACCATCCAGCTCAACGTGGGCGGCGGTGAGTCGCTCGATCTGGGCAACGTGCTCAGCGGCGGTAGCATCGGTGGTCTGTTGCGTTATCGCAGCGATGTCCTGATGCCTGCCATCAATGACCTGGGGCGCATCGCCATCGCCACCGCAGACACCATCAACAACCAGTTGGGCCAGGGCCTGGATCTCAACGGCCAGTTCGGCAGCTCGCTGTTCAAGGACATCAACAGCGCCGCGGCCATTGCCCAGCGCAGCCAGGCTTCGGGTGGCAACAGCGCGGGTTCCGGCAACCTGAACGTGTCGATTAAGGACAGCAGCAAGCTGACCAATTTCGATTACAAGGTCACCTTCAACGACAGCGCCAACCCGAACAACGTCACCGTGGTGCGTTCCGATGGCAAGGCCATGGGGACGTTTGACGTCACCGCCACGCCACCGGCCGTGATCGATGGTTTCACGTTGGCGCTCGACGGCAAGGGGCCGATGGCTACCGGGGACAGCTTCAAGGTCAGCCCGACCGCCAATGGTGCCAAGGACATTGGCACCGTGATGACGGATCCGAACAAGATCGCTTTTGCCGCGCCACTATCCGGGCAGGCCAGTAAGACCAACGAAGGTACCGGCACGTTTACCCCGCCGACCCTGACGGTGCCTTTGGATATCCAGGGCGGCGCCGCCACTGCCCAGTTGCGCACGGGGATTGAACATTCGATGCCGGTGAAGATGGTATTCGGCAAGCCGGCAGCCGACGGCACCCAGCCGTACACACTCAATGATGCCCAGGGCAACCCGATCGGCACCGGCAGCATTGTTCCGGGGCAGGGCAACAAGGTCACGATCAACGTGCCGATGCGCGATGCCAACGGTGCCCTGGTGGTGCCGGCCAAGAGCTTCAGTTTCGACACCACGGTGGGCGGTTCGCCGGCCAACGGTGACAGCACGACGTTCTCGTTCAATGCCTCCGGCAAGTCCGATAACCGCAACGCCCTTGAGCTGCTCGGCCTGCAAACCAAGGCGACCATCGGCACGGCCGCCGATGGCACCGGCGGCACCAGCCTCGTAGGGGCCAACAGCAAGTTGGTATCTACCGTTGGCGCGAAAGCGGCGGCTGCCGGTACGGACAGCACGGCGACGAACGCATTGCTGACCGCCAACAAGAACGCGCGCAACTCGGTGTCCCAGGTCAACCTGGACGAAGAGGCGGGCGACATGATCAAGTTCCAGCAGTACTACACGGCGTCGTCGCAGATCATCAAGGCTGCGCAAGAAACCTTCAGCACATTGATCAATAGTCTTTAA
- the phhA gene encoding phenylalanine 4-monooxygenase codes for MKQTQYVAREPDAQGFIHYSQEEHAVWNTLITRQLKVIEGRACQDYLDGIDKLGLPHDRIPQLGEINQVLAQTTGWQVARVPALIPFQTFFELLANKQFPVATFIRTREELDYLQEPDIFHEIFGHCPLLTNPWFAEFTHAYGKLGLAATKEQRVYLARLYWMTIEFGLVDTPEGRRIYGGGILSSPKETVYSLSSEPEHQVFDPLEAMRTPYRIDILQPLYFVLPNLKRLFEVAQEDIMGMVERGMQLGLHAPKFPPKPKAA; via the coding sequence ATGAAGCAGACGCAGTACGTGGCCCGCGAGCCCGATGCGCAAGGTTTTATCCACTACTCGCAGGAAGAACATGCGGTGTGGAATACCCTGATCACTCGTCAGTTGAAAGTGATCGAGGGTCGCGCCTGCCAGGATTACCTGGATGGCATCGACAAGCTCGGCCTGCCCCATGACCGTATTCCGCAACTGGGTGAAATCAACCAGGTCCTGGCCCAGACCACTGGCTGGCAGGTCGCCCGCGTGCCAGCACTGATTCCCTTCCAGACCTTCTTCGAATTACTCGCCAACAAACAATTTCCGGTGGCGACGTTTATCCGTACCCGTGAAGAACTGGACTACCTGCAAGAGCCGGATATTTTCCACGAGATCTTCGGCCACTGCCCCCTGCTGACCAACCCCTGGTTCGCCGAATTCACCCACGCCTACGGCAAGCTCGGCCTCGCGGCCACCAAGGAGCAACGGGTGTACCTGGCGCGACTGTACTGGATGACCATCGAATTCGGCCTGGTGGACACACCTGAAGGTCGACGCATCTACGGTGGCGGTATTTTGTCGTCGCCCAAGGAGACGGTGTACAGCCTGTCGTCCGAGCCCGAGCACCAGGTGTTCGACCCGCTGGAAGCCATGCGCACGCCGTATCGCATCGACATCCTGCAACCGCTGTACTTCGTGCTTCCCAACCTCAAGCGCCTGTTCGAAGTGGCGCAGGAAGACATCATGGGCATGGTGGAGCGCGGGATGCAGTTGGGTTTGCATGCACCGAAGTTTCCTCCAAAACCCAAAGCTGCGTGA
- the flgH gene encoding flagellar basal body L-ring protein FlgH, whose translation MNRYVSVLALSGIAVLAGCVAPTPKPNDPYYAPVLPRTPLPAAANNGSIYQAGFEQNLYSDRKAFRVGDIITITLNERTQASKNANSQIGKTSKANLGLTSLFGAVPNTNNPLGDGDLSLSAGYSGDRATNGKSAAGQGNSLTGSITVTVADVLPNGIIAVRGEKWMTLNTGDELVRIAGMVRADDISTDNTVPSTRIADARITYSGTGSFADASQPGWFDRFFLSPLFPF comes from the coding sequence ATGAATCGCTATGTTTCCGTTCTGGCATTGAGTGGGATTGCCGTGCTCGCAGGCTGTGTCGCCCCGACGCCAAAACCCAATGACCCGTACTATGCGCCGGTGTTGCCACGTACGCCGTTGCCGGCGGCCGCCAACAATGGCTCGATCTACCAGGCCGGTTTCGAACAGAACCTGTACAGCGACCGCAAGGCGTTCCGGGTCGGTGACATCATCACCATCACCCTGAACGAGCGCACCCAGGCCAGCAAGAACGCCAACTCGCAGATCGGCAAGACCAGCAAGGCCAACCTCGGCCTGACCTCGTTGTTCGGCGCGGTGCCCAACACCAATAACCCGCTGGGTGACGGCGACCTCAGTCTCAGCGCCGGCTACAGCGGCGACCGTGCCACCAACGGCAAGAGCGCGGCAGGGCAGGGCAACAGCCTGACCGGTTCGATCACCGTGACCGTGGCCGACGTATTGCCCAACGGCATCATCGCCGTACGTGGTGAAAAGTGGATGACCCTCAACACCGGCGACGAGCTGGTGCGCATTGCCGGCATGGTGCGCGCCGATGACATCTCCACCGACAACACCGTGCCGTCGACGCGGATTGCCGATGCGCGCATTACCTACTCGGGTACAGGTTCGTTTGCTGATGCCAGTCAGCCGGGCTGGTTCGATCGTTTCTTCCTTAGCCCGCTGTTCCCTTTCTAG
- the flgJ gene encoding flagellar assembly peptidoglycan hydrolase FlgJ — MAMDMRKSGISSTADSGSYSDLNRLNQLKVGADKNSEGNMRKVAQEFESLFLSEMLKSMRSATEALGKDNPMNTPAAKQYQEMYDQQLAVSMSREGGGIGLADVLMRQMQKNKPVEAQAATLQGPAAAAPAKKVDVPTEIAAGTQAEGPLGRSNGQRPLWAYRVAEPQAGAVASHSNDMELMNQRRIALPSKLTDRLLAGIVPNAPVAIDAKSAPLRNSVADDNVINSTARTFAVPSGRMQVYGRAVAQPPLAPAKKAFSSQDEFVATMLPMAKAAAARIGVDPKYLVAQAALETGWGKSVMRAEDGSSSHNLFGIKAGQSWQGGQARAITSEFRDGAMVKETAQFRSYNSYQDSFHDLVTLLQSNDRYKEVVKSADNPEQFVRELQKAGYATDPAYASKISQIAKSMDSYQNYAAAGATTHL; from the coding sequence ATGGCCATGGATATGCGCAAGAGCGGGATCAGCAGCACGGCGGACTCGGGGTCTTACTCCGACTTGAACCGGCTTAACCAGCTCAAGGTCGGTGCCGACAAGAACAGCGAAGGCAACATGCGCAAGGTGGCGCAGGAGTTCGAGTCGCTGTTCCTGAGCGAGATGCTCAAGTCCATGCGTTCGGCCACCGAGGCGCTGGGTAAGGACAACCCGATGAACACGCCGGCCGCCAAACAGTACCAGGAAATGTACGACCAGCAACTGGCGGTCTCGATGTCGCGCGAGGGTGGCGGTATCGGCCTGGCCGACGTGCTGATGCGCCAGATGCAGAAGAACAAACCGGTGGAGGCCCAGGCCGCCACCTTGCAAGGCCCGGCAGCAGCCGCGCCTGCGAAGAAAGTTGATGTGCCGACGGAAATTGCGGCAGGTACCCAGGCCGAAGGCCCGTTGGGCCGCTCCAATGGCCAGCGTCCACTGTGGGCTTACCGCGTGGCTGAGCCGCAAGCGGGCGCCGTAGCGTCCCACAGCAATGATATGGAATTGATGAACCAACGCCGTATCGCCTTGCCAAGCAAGCTGACTGATCGCCTGCTCGCCGGCATCGTGCCGAACGCACCGGTTGCTATCGATGCCAAAAGTGCGCCGCTGCGTAACAGCGTGGCCGACGACAACGTGATCAACAGCACCGCACGCACCTTTGCCGTGCCGAGCGGGCGCATGCAGGTCTACGGCCGCGCCGTGGCCCAGCCACCGTTGGCGCCGGCGAAGAAAGCCTTCAGCTCGCAGGATGAATTTGTCGCCACCATGTTGCCGATGGCCAAGGCGGCCGCCGCGCGCATTGGTGTCGATCCGAAGTACCTGGTGGCCCAGGCCGCCCTGGAAACCGGTTGGGGTAAATCGGTAATGCGCGCCGAAGATGGCAGCAGCAGTCACAACCTGTTCGGCATCAAGGCCGGCCAGAGTTGGCAGGGCGGCCAGGCCCGCGCGATCACCAGCGAGTTCCGCGATGGGGCGATGGTCAAGGAAACGGCGCAGTTCCGTTCCTATAACTCCTATCAGGACAGCTTCCATGACCTGGTGACCTTGCTGCAAAGCAATGATCGCTATAAAGAAGTTGTGAAGTCGGCCGACAACCCGGAACAGTTTGTCCGCGAGTTGCAAAAAGCCGGTTACGCCACCGACCCGGCCTATGCCAGCAAGATTTCGCAGATCGCCAAATCGATGGACAGTTACCAGAATTACGCTGCCGCTGGCGCAACCACACATTTATAA
- the flgG gene encoding flagellar basal-body rod protein FlgG yields MLPALWVAKTGLSAQDTNLTTISNNLANVSTTGFKRDRAEFQDLLYQIKKQPGAQSTQDSELPSGLQLGTGVQIVGTQKNFSAGNLQQTGQPLDMAINGRGFFQILQPDGTTSYTRDGTFHLDSNGQIVTANGFALEPAVVVPADAKTFTVGNDGTVSITVAGNPASQVIGNLQTADFINPAGLQAMGNNLFLETASSGAPQIGTPGLNGFGTTLQSTLETSNVSTVEEMVNMITTQRAYEMNSKVISTADQMLSFVTQNL; encoded by the coding sequence ATGCTTCCGGCTCTATGGGTTGCCAAAACAGGCCTGTCCGCCCAGGACACCAACCTGACCACCATTTCCAACAACCTGGCGAACGTATCGACCACGGGCTTCAAACGTGATCGCGCCGAGTTCCAGGACCTGCTCTATCAGATCAAGAAGCAGCCAGGCGCCCAGTCGACCCAGGACAGCGAACTGCCGTCGGGCCTGCAACTGGGGACCGGTGTGCAAATCGTCGGCACCCAGAAGAACTTCAGCGCCGGTAACCTGCAACAGACCGGCCAACCGCTGGACATGGCCATCAACGGCCGCGGTTTCTTCCAGATCCTGCAGCCGGACGGCACGACTTCCTACACCCGTGACGGTACTTTCCACCTGGATTCCAACGGCCAGATCGTCACGGCCAACGGTTTCGCCCTGGAGCCGGCCGTGGTCGTTCCTGCAGACGCCAAGACCTTCACCGTCGGCAACGACGGCACCGTGTCCATCACCGTGGCCGGCAACCCCGCGTCGCAAGTGATCGGCAACCTGCAGACCGCCGACTTCATCAACCCAGCCGGCCTGCAGGCAATGGGTAACAACCTGTTCCTGGAAACCGCCTCCAGCGGCGCGCCGCAAATCGGCACCCCGGGTTTGAACGGTTTCGGCACCACGCTGCAAAGCACCCTGGAAACCTCCAACGTGAGCACGGTTGAGGAGATGGTCAACATGATCACCACCCAGCGCGCCTACGAGATGAACTCCAAGGTGATCTCCACCGCCGACCAGATGCTTTCGTTCGTAACGCAGAATCTGTAA
- a CDS encoding sigma-54-dependent transcriptional regulator, translating into MRIKVHCQNRIGILRDILNLLVEYGVNVAKGEVGGEHGNAIYLFCPNLVNMQFQALRPQFEAIAGVFGVKRVGLMPSERRHMELNALLGALEFPVLSIDMGGSIVAANRAAAQLLGVRVDEVPGIPLSRYAEDFDLPELVRASKSRINGLRVKVKGDVFLADIAPLQSSEHDDSEAMAGAVLTLHRADLVGERIYNVRKQELRGFDSIFQSSKVMAAVVREARRMAPLDAPLLIEGETGTGKELLARACHLASPRGQSPLMALNCAGLPESMAETELFGYGPGAFEGARAEGKLGLLELTAGGTLFLDGVGEMSARLQVKLLRFLQDGCFRRVGSDEEVYLDVRVICATQVDLSELCARGEFRQDLYHRLNVLSLHIPPLRECLDGLAPLVDHFLDQASRQIGCPLPKLAPAAMDRLSHYHWPGNVRQLENVLFQAVSLCEGGTVKAEHIRLPDYGVRQPLGDFSLEGGLEDIVGRFEKAVLEALYAEHPSSRQLGKRLGVSHTTIANKLRDYEILKTDK; encoded by the coding sequence ATGCGTATCAAAGTGCACTGCCAGAACCGCATCGGCATTCTGCGGGACATCCTCAACCTGCTGGTGGAGTACGGGGTCAACGTCGCCAAGGGCGAGGTGGGCGGTGAGCATGGCAATGCCATCTACCTGTTTTGTCCGAACCTGGTGAACATGCAGTTCCAGGCGTTGCGCCCGCAGTTCGAGGCGATTGCCGGGGTGTTCGGTGTCAAACGGGTCGGGTTGATGCCCAGTGAGCGGCGACATATGGAGCTCAATGCGCTGCTCGGTGCCTTGGAGTTTCCGGTGCTGTCCATCGACATGGGCGGCTCCATCGTTGCCGCCAACCGCGCGGCGGCGCAGTTGCTCGGTGTGCGAGTGGACGAGGTGCCGGGGATTCCGCTGTCGCGCTACGCCGAAGATTTCGACTTGCCGGAACTGGTACGCGCCAGCAAATCGCGGATCAATGGCCTGCGGGTCAAGGTCAAGGGTGACGTATTTCTGGCGGACATCGCGCCACTGCAATCTTCCGAGCACGATGACAGCGAAGCCATGGCCGGCGCCGTGCTCACCCTGCACCGCGCCGACCTTGTCGGTGAGCGCATCTACAACGTGCGCAAGCAAGAGCTGCGCGGCTTCGACAGCATCTTTCAAAGCTCCAAGGTCATGGCGGCGGTGGTCCGCGAAGCTCGGCGCATGGCACCGTTGGATGCACCGCTACTAATAGAAGGCGAAACCGGCACCGGCAAAGAACTGCTGGCCCGCGCTTGTCACCTGGCCAGCCCGCGAGGACAGTCACCATTGATGGCCCTCAATTGCGCGGGCTTGCCCGAGTCGATGGCCGAGACCGAGCTGTTCGGCTACGGCCCCGGCGCGTTCGAAGGCGCACGGGCCGAAGGCAAGTTGGGGCTGTTGGAACTTACTGCGGGTGGTACGTTGTTTCTCGATGGTGTGGGGGAAATGAGCGCACGCTTGCAGGTGAAATTGCTACGCTTCCTGCAGGACGGTTGCTTTCGTCGCGTCGGCAGTGATGAAGAGGTGTACCTGGATGTACGGGTGATCTGCGCCACCCAGGTGGACTTGTCCGAGTTGTGTGCCCGTGGCGAATTCCGCCAGGATCTCTACCACCGTCTAAATGTACTGTCGCTGCATATCCCGCCCCTGCGCGAGTGCCTTGATGGCCTGGCGCCGTTGGTTGATCACTTCCTTGACCAGGCCAGCCGGCAGATTGGCTGCCCGTTGCCCAAGCTGGCGCCTGCCGCCATGGATCGCCTGAGTCATTACCACTGGCCAGGCAACGTGCGGCAGTTGGAAAACGTACTGTTCCAGGCGGTGTCGTTGTGCGAAGGCGGGACGGTCAAGGCTGAGCATATTCGCCTGCCGGATTATGGCGTGCGTCAGCCCCTTGGCGACTTTTCCCTGGAGGGCGGCCTGGAAGATATCGTCGGCCGCTTCGAAAAGGCGGTGTTGGAGGCCTTGTACGCCGAGCATCCCAGCAGCCGACAATTGGGCAAGCGCCTGGGGGTGTCCCACACCACCATTGCCAATAAGTTGCGTGATTACGAAATTCTGAAGACAGATAAATAA